One Ruficoccus amylovorans genomic window carries:
- the rpsD gene encoding 30S ribosomal protein S4 yields MARYTGPTTRINRRFGQAIFAPSKAFERKPHPPGIHGPRLRRKTSDFSTGLNEKQKLRYMYGLTEKQFRRTFDKAKAQRGVTGEIFLQLLETRLDNVIYQLGLARSRQAARQFVCHGHIQVNGHKVDIASYEVKPGDIIEVRDRTSSRQLATRNLEDSQYRTIPAWLALDHDALRATANRLPVAEEMEQGINLQVIVEFYSR; encoded by the coding sequence ATGGCTCGTTATACCGGACCTACCACCCGCATCAATCGCCGCTTCGGTCAGGCGATCTTCGCGCCCAGCAAGGCGTTCGAACGCAAGCCGCACCCTCCCGGCATCCACGGCCCGCGCCTGCGCCGCAAGACCTCGGACTTTTCGACCGGTCTGAACGAAAAGCAGAAGTTGCGCTACATGTACGGCCTGACGGAAAAGCAGTTCCGCCGCACCTTCGACAAGGCCAAGGCCCAGCGCGGTGTGACCGGTGAAATTTTCCTCCAACTGCTCGAAACGCGCCTCGACAATGTGATCTACCAGCTTGGGCTGGCCCGTTCACGCCAGGCTGCCCGTCAGTTCGTCTGCCACGGTCACATTCAGGTCAACGGCCACAAGGTTGACATCGCCAGCTACGAAGTGAAGCCGGGCGACATCATCGAAGTGCGCGACCGTACTTCTTCGCGCCAGCTTGCCACCCGCAATCTGGAAGACAGCCAGTACCGCACGATCCCGGCTTGGCTCGCTCTCGACCACGACGCGCTTCGCGCCACGGCCAACCGCCTCCCCGTCGCCGAGGAGATGGAGCAGGGCATCAACCTGCAGGTCATCGTTGAGTTCTACAGCCGCTAA
- a CDS encoding DNA-directed RNA polymerase subunit alpha, translating into MSTVEEATVADQNSAPANSLKRLGKFELPKRLVKDEATATDTYAAFTAEPFETGYGHTIGNSLRRVLLSSIEGAAISSIKIDGVDHEFQSIDGVVEDVTDIVLNLKKVLLLCHRREGARLLIDVDKEGPVTAGDIREDSNVKVLNPDHVICHLDKKRRFLAEIEVKVGRGFCTADENKREEQIIGLIPIDSLFSPVRLVKYSVENTRVGQMTDYDRLILEVQTDGRISPDDALKEAAAILRHHLDVFDEVSQERVEFESESKQISEEQNRLRKLLNMSVNEIELSVRAANCLNNANITTVGELAMKTEQEMLKYRNFGKKSLNEIKAKLEQLGLSLGMKLDERLLEKTISE; encoded by the coding sequence ATGAGCACTGTCGAAGAAGCCACCGTCGCCGACCAGAATTCCGCTCCCGCCAACTCGCTCAAACGCCTGGGCAAGTTTGAGCTTCCCAAGCGGCTGGTCAAGGATGAGGCCACCGCCACCGACACGTATGCCGCCTTCACCGCCGAGCCGTTTGAAACCGGCTACGGGCACACCATCGGCAACTCCCTTCGCCGCGTCCTGCTTAGCTCGATCGAAGGTGCCGCCATCAGCAGCATCAAGATTGACGGCGTCGATCACGAGTTCCAGAGCATCGACGGCGTGGTCGAAGATGTCACCGACATCGTCCTGAACCTGAAGAAAGTCCTCCTGCTTTGCCATCGTCGCGAAGGCGCCCGCCTTCTTATTGACGTGGACAAGGAAGGCCCCGTCACTGCCGGTGACATCCGTGAAGACTCGAACGTCAAGGTCCTCAATCCCGATCACGTCATTTGCCATCTCGACAAGAAGCGCCGCTTCCTGGCCGAGATCGAAGTCAAGGTTGGTCGCGGTTTCTGCACCGCCGACGAAAACAAGCGCGAAGAGCAGATCATCGGCCTGATTCCGATTGACTCGCTTTTCAGCCCGGTTCGCCTGGTCAAGTACTCGGTGGAAAACACCCGTGTGGGCCAGATGACCGACTACGACCGGCTCATCCTCGAAGTGCAGACCGATGGGCGCATCAGCCCGGACGACGCGCTCAAGGAAGCCGCAGCCATTCTGCGTCACCACCTAGACGTCTTCGACGAGGTCAGCCAGGAGCGGGTCGAGTTCGAAAGCGAAAGCAAGCAGATCAGCGAAGAGCAGAACCGCCTGCGCAAGCTGCTTAACATGAGCGTCAACGAAATCGAGCTCTCCGTTCGTGCGGCTAATTGCCTGAACAACGCCAACATCACCACCGTCGGCGAACTGGCAATGAAGACCGAGCAGGAAATGCTCAAGTACCGTAATTTCGGTAAGAAGTCCCTCAACGAGATCAAGGCCAAGCTCGAGCAGCTCGGTCTGTCCCTCGGGATGAAGCTCGACGAGCGTCTTCTGGAAAAAACCATCAGCGAATAA
- the hisB gene encoding imidazoleglycerol-phosphate dehydratase HisB translates to MAENQLERRSERKRTTKETDISLSLCLDGSGKAEIDTGIPFVDHMLDLFARHGLFDLTVTASGDIAVDYHHTVEDLGIVLGEAFKEALGDKKGIVRYGFFLLPMDETLVRVALDLSNRPLFVYKVEAPVLFVRDFNIALFKEFFQAFANSCGANLHLCLEYGEEPHHVAEALFKGFARALDMATRVDPRQADSLPSTKGLLT, encoded by the coding sequence ATGGCTGAAAATCAATTAGAACGCCGCTCCGAGCGGAAACGCACGACCAAGGAGACCGACATCTCGCTGAGCCTCTGCCTCGACGGCAGCGGCAAGGCCGAGATCGATACCGGCATCCCGTTCGTGGACCACATGCTCGACCTCTTTGCCCGGCATGGGCTGTTTGACCTCACGGTGACGGCCTCCGGCGACATCGCGGTGGATTACCACCACACGGTGGAAGACCTCGGCATTGTGTTGGGGGAAGCGTTCAAGGAAGCCCTTGGCGATAAGAAGGGCATCGTGCGCTACGGGTTTTTCCTCCTGCCGATGGACGAAACGCTGGTGCGCGTCGCGCTCGATTTGAGCAACCGCCCGCTGTTCGTCTATAAGGTGGAGGCGCCCGTGCTCTTTGTCCGCGACTTCAACATCGCGCTCTTCAAGGAGTTTTTCCAGGCCTTCGCCAACAGTTGCGGCGCGAACCTGCACCTCTGCCTCGAGTACGGCGAGGAGCCGCACCACGTGGCCGAAGCGCTCTTCAAGGGCTTTGCACGCGCGCTCGATATGGCTACGCGGGTTGACCCGCGCCAGGCCGACAGCCTCCCCAGCACCAAGGGCCTCCTCACCTAG
- the rpsM gene encoding 30S ribosomal protein S13: MPRLLGVDIPANKKIEYSLQYIYGVGPRRARLLCEEAGIDPNVRAHELSEEDLNKVVNLITQKGFKVEGDLRREVTGNLKRLQAIRCYRGIRHQRGLPVRGQRTQTNARTRKGARRTVGVIKKK, from the coding sequence ATGCCGCGTTTACTAGGTGTAGATATCCCTGCCAACAAAAAGATCGAGTACTCACTCCAATACATTTATGGAGTGGGCCCTCGTCGCGCCCGCCTGCTGTGCGAGGAAGCCGGCATCGATCCGAACGTCCGCGCCCATGAGCTGAGCGAAGAAGACCTTAACAAGGTCGTCAACCTCATCACTCAGAAGGGCTTCAAGGTCGAGGGTGACCTGCGTCGTGAAGTCACCGGCAACCTGAAGCGCCTCCAGGCCATCCGCTGCTACCGCGGCATCCGCCACCAGCGCGGTCTGCCTGTCCGTGGCCAGCGTACCCAAACCAACGCCCGTACCCGTAAGGGCGCCCGCCGCACCGTTGGCGTGATTAAGAAGAAATAA
- a CDS encoding LolA family protein has translation MTRYHTLLIFAFVFTSAAFGGEVENILTKARERLGPEKKLEAVQTLRYEGRVYGPDGEAQDSLVLTFKKPDKQLLVVDSPTLKRSTGVNGFEGFVEIVNKEDKFKSGVIVLDSNRVRRLLANAAENLYFFEGPFHRTGGEITLEGTQQVRGRDCYKIRFSYACGLFYIRYFAKDNYELVSTINGESNQEMIESDSVTVDGIVFPRKVDTYDEEGDLIRSVVFEKILINEPVDDSIFDFPAIPASLKP, from the coding sequence ATGACCCGTTACCATACCCTCCTCATTTTTGCCTTCGTATTCACCTCAGCCGCTTTCGGGGGCGAGGTGGAAAATATTCTAACCAAGGCGCGTGAGCGGCTCGGGCCGGAGAAGAAGCTGGAGGCGGTGCAGACGCTGCGCTACGAGGGGCGGGTTTATGGTCCCGATGGCGAAGCGCAGGACTCGCTCGTGCTGACTTTCAAGAAGCCGGACAAGCAACTGTTGGTCGTCGATTCGCCCACCCTGAAGCGTTCGACTGGCGTCAACGGTTTCGAGGGCTTTGTCGAAATCGTCAACAAAGAGGACAAATTCAAGAGCGGAGTTATCGTACTCGACTCCAACCGCGTGCGCCGACTGCTGGCCAACGCGGCCGAAAACCTGTACTTCTTCGAGGGGCCGTTCCACCGCACAGGCGGTGAGATCACACTTGAGGGCACGCAGCAGGTGCGGGGGCGGGATTGCTACAAGATCCGCTTCTCCTACGCCTGCGGCCTGTTCTATATCCGCTACTTTGCCAAGGACAACTACGAGCTCGTCTCCACTATCAACGGCGAGAGCAATCAGGAGATGATCGAGAGCGACAGCGTAACCGTGGACGGCATTGTTTTCCCGAGAAAAGTCGATACCTACGACGAGGAGGGGGATTTGATTCGCTCGGTGGTCTTTGAAAAGATTCTGATAAACGAGCCGGTTGATGATTCTATCTTTGATTTTCCCGCCATACCCGCTTCACTGAAGCCCTAA
- the rpsK gene encoding 30S ribosomal protein S11: protein MSEEENKKAAAAEEVSQQAEASKPEAAETEAAKVEESKSSQPTAQDLLSEGLGDIKIRKAKGSKNIHSGVCHILATFNNTKVTFSDGAGNVISWSSSGKCNFRGSRKSTAYAAQVVTQDAGRVAMSHGLKEVTVKVKGPGMGRDSAIRALQSLGLNVLTIVDVTPIPHNGCRAPKRRRV, encoded by the coding sequence ATGAGCGAAGAAGAAAACAAAAAGGCCGCCGCGGCGGAAGAAGTCTCCCAACAGGCGGAAGCCTCCAAGCCTGAGGCTGCTGAAACCGAAGCCGCCAAGGTCGAGGAATCCAAGTCCTCGCAGCCGACCGCCCAGGATCTCCTGAGCGAAGGCCTCGGTGATATCAAAATCCGCAAGGCCAAGGGCAGCAAGAACATCCACAGCGGTGTCTGCCACATCCTGGCTACCTTCAACAACACGAAGGTGACCTTCTCCGACGGCGCCGGTAACGTGATCTCCTGGTCCAGCTCAGGCAAGTGCAACTTCCGCGGCTCCCGTAAGTCCACCGCTTACGCCGCTCAGGTCGTGACGCAGGACGCCGGCCGCGTCGCTATGTCGCACGGACTGAAGGAAGTGACCGTCAAGGTCAAGGGTCCCGGCATGGGCCGCGACTCGGCCATCCGAGCTCTCCAGTCCCTCGGGCTGAACGTCCTCACCATTGTTGACGTGACCCCGATCCCCCACAACGGTTGCCGCGCTCCGAAGCGTCGCCGCGTCTAA
- the hisC gene encoding histidinol-phosphate transaminase has protein sequence MSKGYNPLSRANPHIRRLHAYVPGQQPSGGDWVKLNTNENPYPPSPKVLEAIRGELDGEGTRLRLYPNPLSIPLRQALAAHHGLKPDQVLAGNGADDVLNLLMRAFAGPERAAGMTVPSYSLYEVLAEVQQAKMIEVAFDRSMKLDPKAIGDCGANIFFLTSPNAPTGVGFTRKEVEAAASAFEGILVIDETYAPFAGEDAVALLARHPNVVIVRSFSKAFSLAGLRVGYALASAEIIEVLDRVRESYNLDRLAQAGALAALGDGAYYRQVTADILTVRSQMAEWYAFKGWFCYASATNFHFVEPRNSAGQSGPQVAESLYNALCARRVLVRYFPKHPLTQSFLRVTLGTEKEMQRYRDAVDSWLKIN, from the coding sequence ATGAGCAAGGGCTATAATCCTCTTTCCCGCGCCAATCCCCACATCCGGCGCCTGCACGCGTATGTACCCGGTCAGCAGCCTTCGGGCGGCGACTGGGTCAAGCTCAACACCAATGAGAACCCGTATCCGCCCAGCCCGAAGGTGCTGGAGGCGATCCGGGGCGAGCTGGACGGGGAGGGCACGCGCCTGCGGCTTTATCCGAACCCCTTGTCGATCCCGCTGCGCCAGGCGCTGGCGGCGCACCACGGGCTCAAGCCCGACCAGGTGCTGGCCGGTAACGGGGCGGACGACGTGCTCAACCTGCTCATGCGCGCCTTTGCCGGGCCGGAGCGCGCGGCCGGGATGACGGTGCCGAGCTATTCGCTCTACGAGGTGCTGGCCGAGGTCCAGCAGGCGAAAATGATCGAGGTGGCCTTTGACCGCTCGATGAAACTTGACCCCAAAGCCATTGGCGATTGCGGGGCGAACATCTTTTTCCTTACCTCGCCTAACGCGCCCACCGGGGTGGGGTTTACCCGCAAGGAGGTGGAGGCCGCGGCCTCGGCTTTCGAGGGGATCCTTGTCATCGACGAGACCTACGCGCCCTTTGCCGGCGAGGATGCGGTCGCGCTGTTGGCGAGGCACCCGAACGTGGTTATTGTGCGGAGTTTTTCCAAGGCCTTTTCGCTGGCCGGACTGCGCGTCGGCTACGCGCTGGCCTCGGCGGAAATCATTGAGGTGCTCGACCGCGTGCGCGAGAGCTACAACCTCGACCGCCTCGCCCAGGCCGGGGCACTGGCCGCGCTCGGAGACGGTGCGTACTACCGGCAGGTGACGGCGGATATCCTCACCGTGCGCTCGCAGATGGCCGAGTGGTACGCCTTCAAGGGCTGGTTCTGCTACGCCTCCGCGACGAATTTCCACTTCGTGGAGCCCAGGAACAGTGCGGGACAGTCCGGGCCGCAGGTGGCCGAGAGCCTTTACAACGCCCTCTGTGCCCGCCGCGTGCTGGTGCGTTACTTCCCGAAGCATCCCTTGACTCAGAGCTTCCTGCGCGTCACTCTGGGCACCGAAAAAGAAATGCAGCGCTACCGCGATGCCGTCGATTCATGGCTGAAAATCAATTAG
- the hisD gene encoding histidinol dehydrogenase produces MAGKFLNYDAPGVPARLIKEREKALSDTSVASTVREILDAVSKLGDKAVLRYTEKFDRAQLKASELRVDPAEIKAAPKTLTPARRKAIRESIAGVSDFHRRTLPKAWRAKNRHGATVGEEFYPIERAGLYIPGGQVPLVSTVIMSAIPAKLAGVPNMVVCTPPQADGSVNPGLLAALHYCGVKEVYKVGGVQAMAAMAFGTKTIPRVDKVYGPGNAYVMEAKRQLFGQVGVDLLPGPSEILVVADASANPAFIASDLLAQAEHGTGKEKVYLVSTSEKVINAVETEMKKQVVSLSHAEKIKAVLKKHYTAVKVSSLEQAAEAANLIAPEHLELQVEKGKERKLIRSITTAGAMLLGGYTPTVLGDFVAGPSHTLPTDRTGRFFSGLQVWDFMRRTSIVCYDQRSGAKAWPTVEAFGEMEQLDAHSRSLKIRLES; encoded by the coding sequence ATGGCAGGAAAATTTCTTAACTATGACGCGCCGGGGGTTCCGGCCCGGCTGATCAAGGAGCGCGAAAAGGCGCTCAGCGACACCTCCGTCGCCTCCACGGTCCGCGAGATCCTCGACGCCGTCAGCAAGCTGGGCGACAAGGCCGTGCTGCGCTACACCGAGAAGTTCGACCGGGCGCAGCTTAAGGCGTCCGAGCTGCGAGTTGACCCCGCAGAAATCAAGGCCGCGCCAAAGACCCTGACACCCGCCCGCCGCAAGGCCATCCGCGAGTCCATCGCCGGGGTGAGCGATTTCCACCGGCGCACGCTGCCCAAAGCCTGGCGCGCCAAGAACCGCCACGGCGCCACCGTGGGGGAGGAGTTTTACCCGATTGAGCGGGCCGGTCTCTACATCCCCGGCGGGCAGGTGCCGCTGGTCTCGACTGTCATCATGTCGGCCATCCCCGCCAAGCTCGCGGGTGTCCCGAATATGGTCGTGTGTACACCGCCTCAGGCCGATGGTTCGGTGAACCCTGGCCTGCTGGCCGCGCTGCACTACTGCGGGGTGAAGGAAGTTTACAAGGTCGGCGGCGTCCAGGCGATGGCCGCGATGGCCTTCGGCACGAAGACCATCCCGCGCGTGGATAAGGTTTACGGCCCCGGCAATGCCTACGTGATGGAGGCCAAGCGCCAGCTTTTTGGGCAGGTCGGGGTGGACCTGCTACCCGGCCCGAGCGAGATCCTGGTCGTGGCCGACGCCTCCGCCAACCCGGCCTTTATCGCTTCTGACCTGCTGGCCCAGGCCGAGCACGGCACGGGCAAGGAAAAGGTTTACCTCGTCTCGACCTCGGAAAAGGTTATCAACGCCGTTGAGACCGAGATGAAGAAACAGGTCGTTTCGCTTTCGCACGCCGAGAAGATCAAGGCCGTATTGAAAAAGCACTACACGGCGGTCAAGGTCAGCTCGCTGGAGCAGGCCGCCGAGGCTGCCAACCTCATCGCCCCCGAGCACCTGGAACTCCAGGTGGAGAAGGGCAAGGAACGCAAGCTGATCCGCTCGATCACCACGGCAGGGGCCATGCTCCTGGGCGGGTACACACCGACCGTGCTGGGCGACTTCGTGGCCGGGCCGAGCCACACCCTGCCGACCGACCGCACGGGCCGTTTCTTCAGCGGTCTCCAGGTTTGGGATTTCATGCGGCGCACGAGCATCGTCTGCTACGACCAGCGCAGCGGGGCCAAGGCCTGGCCGACGGTCGAGGCCTTCGGCGAGATGGAGCAGCTTGACGCGCACAGCCGTTCGCTCAAGATACGCCTTGAGTCATGA
- the guaA gene encoding glutamine-hydrolyzing GMP synthase — protein MSQIIAVLDFGSQYTQVIARRIRECNVYSKIYPFGVSTAELKKDGVQGIILSGGPSSVLLPKSPRPDPKIFELGVPVLGICYGLQLIGHLLGGKVEKSRQREFGKGTLKIRKKGKLLAGLPASLQVWNSHGDRVIELPKGFEAIASTENSDVAVVQDAKRQIYGMQFHPEVVHSERGIEIIRNFLTRICGCKGDWQMSDYVETAVQAIREQVGDKRVILGLSGGVDSSVAAALIHKAIGKQLTCVFVDNGLLRKGEREKVERIFREHFKINLKVAKSGSRFLKKLKGVTDPERKRKIIGREFVKVFDEEVTKIGQVDFLAQGTLYPDVIESVAIGGNPAALIKSHHNVGGLPKRMKLKLLEPLRELFKDEVRALGEELGLSKEMVWRHPFPGPGLGVRVIGEIKSSYLKILREADAILLEEMKRTGYYEKVWQAFCVFLPVQTVGVMGDERTYDYVIAVRVVESQDAMTADWAHIPHDILQTISSRIINEVKGVNRVVLDISSKPPSTIEWE, from the coding sequence ATGTCTCAGATCATCGCAGTCCTCGATTTCGGTTCGCAGTACACGCAGGTCATCGCCCGCCGCATCCGCGAATGTAACGTCTATTCCAAAATCTATCCTTTCGGTGTCAGTACCGCTGAGCTGAAGAAGGACGGGGTTCAGGGTATCATCCTCTCAGGCGGTCCCAGCAGTGTTCTCCTGCCGAAGTCGCCCCGCCCGGACCCGAAGATTTTCGAGCTCGGCGTCCCGGTGCTGGGCATCTGTTACGGGCTCCAGTTGATCGGCCACCTCCTCGGCGGGAAGGTCGAAAAGAGCCGCCAGCGCGAGTTCGGGAAGGGCACGCTCAAAATCCGCAAAAAGGGCAAGCTCCTGGCCGGACTGCCCGCCAGCCTCCAGGTCTGGAATTCGCACGGCGACCGCGTGATCGAGCTGCCGAAGGGCTTCGAGGCCATCGCCTCCACGGAAAACTCCGACGTGGCCGTGGTCCAGGACGCCAAGCGCCAGATTTACGGGATGCAGTTCCACCCCGAGGTGGTGCACTCCGAGCGCGGGATTGAGATTATCCGCAACTTCCTGACGCGTATCTGCGGATGCAAGGGCGACTGGCAGATGTCCGACTACGTTGAGACTGCCGTCCAGGCGATCCGTGAGCAGGTCGGTGACAAGCGCGTCATTCTCGGCCTCAGTGGCGGTGTGGACTCGTCGGTGGCCGCCGCGCTCATCCACAAGGCCATCGGCAAGCAGCTCACCTGCGTGTTCGTTGACAACGGCCTGCTGCGCAAGGGCGAACGCGAAAAGGTCGAGCGCATCTTCCGCGAGCATTTCAAGATCAACCTCAAAGTCGCCAAATCCGGCTCGCGCTTCCTCAAGAAGCTCAAGGGCGTGACCGATCCCGAGCGCAAGCGCAAGATCATCGGCCGCGAGTTCGTCAAGGTCTTCGACGAGGAGGTCACGAAAATCGGCCAGGTGGACTTCCTGGCGCAGGGTACGCTCTATCCGGACGTGATTGAGAGCGTCGCCATCGGGGGCAACCCGGCTGCGCTTATCAAGAGCCACCACAACGTCGGCGGCCTGCCCAAGCGCATGAAGCTGAAGCTGTTGGAGCCGCTACGCGAGCTTTTCAAGGACGAGGTCCGAGCCCTGGGCGAGGAACTCGGCCTGTCGAAGGAAATGGTCTGGCGTCACCCGTTCCCCGGCCCCGGTCTGGGCGTGCGCGTGATCGGCGAGATCAAGTCCTCGTACCTGAAAATCCTGCGCGAGGCCGATGCCATCCTGCTGGAGGAGATGAAGCGTACCGGCTACTACGAAAAGGTCTGGCAGGCGTTCTGCGTGTTTCTGCCGGTCCAGACCGTGGGGGTGATGGGCGACGAGCGCACCTACGACTACGTCATCGCCGTGCGCGTGGTGGAGAGCCAGGATGCCATGACAGCAGACTGGGCGCACATCCCGCACGACATCCTGCAGACGATCTCCTCGCGCATCATCAACGAGGTCAAGGGCGTCAATCGCGTCGTGCTCGATATCAGTTCCAAGCCGCCGAGCACGATTGAGTGGGAGTAG
- the map gene encoding type I methionyl aminopeptidase codes for MKTAAEILAMREVCAVAATVLDKLCQLVKPGVNTYDLDQEGRRLMDEMGAESACYNYTLGHKVFPAYTCLSVNDEVVHGIGSLKTVLAEGDNITVDVVVRFNGWIGDNARTVIVGEGSDEMKRLVRTTEESFYKGLEMARPGKRVGDISNAVQRYVEGQGYSVVRDFVGHGVGTGMHEEPQIPNYGRRNTGERLRPGMTLAIEPMVNAGKPAIRMSNNGWTALTKDGEPAAHYEHTVLITENEPEILTIPKK; via the coding sequence GTGAAGACCGCGGCCGAGATTCTCGCCATGCGCGAGGTCTGTGCCGTAGCCGCCACGGTGCTGGACAAGCTCTGTCAGTTGGTCAAACCCGGCGTCAACACCTACGATCTCGACCAGGAAGGCCGTCGCCTGATGGATGAGATGGGTGCCGAGAGTGCGTGCTACAACTACACGCTCGGGCACAAAGTTTTTCCCGCCTACACCTGCCTGTCGGTTAACGACGAGGTGGTGCATGGCATCGGATCGCTCAAAACCGTTCTGGCCGAGGGGGACAACATCACCGTCGATGTTGTCGTCCGTTTCAACGGCTGGATCGGTGACAACGCCCGCACGGTCATCGTGGGGGAGGGGAGCGACGAAATGAAGCGCCTCGTGCGCACAACCGAAGAGTCCTTTTACAAGGGCTTGGAAATGGCCCGGCCCGGCAAGCGGGTGGGGGACATTTCCAACGCCGTCCAACGCTACGTCGAGGGACAGGGGTATTCGGTGGTGCGCGACTTTGTCGGCCACGGCGTCGGTACCGGCATGCATGAGGAGCCTCAGATTCCGAACTACGGACGCCGCAACACCGGAGAGCGTCTGCGCCCCGGCATGACTCTGGCCATAGAGCCAATGGTCAACGCCGGCAAGCCCGCCATCCGTATGTCCAATAACGGCTGGACCGCCCTCACCAAGGACGGCGAACCGGCTGCTCACTACGAGCACACCGTGCTCATCACTGAAAACGAACCGGAAATCTTAACAATTCCGAAAAAATAA
- the hisH gene encoding imidazole glycerol phosphate synthase subunit HisH, with translation MRDKAPIVTVIDPEMGNLRSVCRAWECAGAQIRLAATPDGVEESAAVVFPGQGAIPHCMARLEKTGWAQTIREWIAQDRPFFGICLGLQTLFEHSEEGDTAGLGIFPGRVKRFRLGPEYKIPHMGWNAVRFRGSPPPLTDGIDLERDQFYFVHSYHVETAEQGLVWGETAYGYPFVSAIAHGNCYATQFHPEKSQAKGLQMYANFVKSL, from the coding sequence ATGAGGGATAAAGCCCCAATCGTTACAGTGATCGACCCCGAGATGGGAAACCTGCGCAGCGTCTGCCGCGCCTGGGAATGCGCTGGTGCGCAAATCCGTCTGGCGGCCACGCCGGACGGGGTGGAGGAGAGCGCCGCCGTGGTTTTCCCGGGGCAGGGAGCCATCCCGCACTGCATGGCCCGTCTGGAGAAGACCGGCTGGGCTCAGACAATCCGCGAATGGATCGCGCAGGACCGGCCCTTTTTCGGCATCTGCCTGGGGCTGCAAACGCTTTTCGAGCACTCGGAGGAGGGTGACACGGCGGGGCTGGGCATCTTTCCGGGGCGGGTGAAACGCTTCCGGCTCGGCCCCGAGTACAAAATCCCGCACATGGGCTGGAACGCCGTGCGTTTTCGGGGCAGTCCGCCCCCGTTGACCGACGGGATCGATCTTGAGCGCGACCAGTTTTACTTCGTGCACAGCTACCATGTCGAGACCGCGGAGCAGGGGCTGGTCTGGGGAGAAACTGCGTATGGCTACCCCTTTGTCAGCGCCATCGCGCATGGGAACTGCTATGCAACCCAGTTTCACCCGGAAAAAAGTCAGGCCAAAGGCTTGCAAATGTATGCCAATTTCGTGAAATCTCTCTAA
- the rplQ gene encoding 50S ribosomal protein L17 yields MRHNKHRHVLGVKTAHRSALMANLATALFTHGRIKTTLSKAKALRPFAEKLITLACKAAATEDPARKLHYRRLAIARIRDVDAVKKLFDERASEFASRNGGYIRIYKLIPRIGDAADMALIELIAADDEGYAKKSKRKSGAKKAPAKGKKAAAKEAKAEEAAVEEAPAEEAEAAEAKAEDSEEKK; encoded by the coding sequence ATGCGCCATAACAAACACCGGCACGTCCTCGGGGTCAAAACGGCCCACCGCAGCGCGCTCATGGCAAATCTCGCGACGGCTCTGTTCACGCACGGCCGCATCAAGACGACCTTGTCCAAGGCCAAGGCCCTGCGCCCCTTCGCCGAAAAGCTGATCACGCTGGCCTGCAAAGCAGCCGCCACCGAAGATCCGGCCCGTAAGCTTCACTACCGCCGCCTGGCCATCGCTCGCATCCGCGACGTGGACGCTGTCAAGAAGCTCTTCGACGAGCGCGCCAGCGAATTCGCCAGCCGCAACGGCGGCTACATCCGCATCTATAAGCTCATCCCCCGTATCGGTGACGCCGCCGACATGGCCCTGATTGAGCTGATCGCCGCTGACGACGAGGGCTACGCCAAGAAGTCCAAGCGCAAGAGCGGTGCCAAGAAGGCGCCTGCCAAGGGCAAGAAGGCTGCCGCCAAGGAAGCCAAGGCCGAAGAAGCCGCCGTTGAGGAGGCTCCTGCCGAAGAGGCCGAAGCTGCCGAAGCCAAAGCCGAAGACAGCGAGGAAAAGAAGTAA